The proteins below come from a single Carboxydothermus pertinax genomic window:
- the mtrB gene encoding trp RNA-binding attenuation protein MtrB: MSENSAINAEYIVVKALENGVTIMGLTRGKDTKFHHTEKLDKGEVMVAQFTEHTSAIKIRGKAEIYTKHGLVTNE, translated from the coding sequence ATGAGTGAGAATTCGGCGATTAATGCGGAATATATTGTTGTTAAAGCCTTGGAAAACGGGGTAACCATTATGGGGTTAACTAGAGGAAAAGATACTAAATTTCACCATACGGAAAAGCTTGATAAAGGTGAAGTAATGGTAGCTCAGTTTACAGAACATACTTCGGCTATAAAAATTAGGGGCAAGGCTGAAATTTACACGAAACATGGCTTAGTAACCAACGAGTAG
- a CDS encoding glutamate decarboxylase — protein sequence MWTVVYIAPNKKDALRVQEILTREGFLVKIKPIGIDTENSTFEVMVPEAEVEEAMEILNEL from the coding sequence ATGTGGACAGTAGTTTATATTGCACCAAATAAAAAAGATGCATTGAGAGTGCAGGAAATTTTAACTAGAGAAGGGTTTTTAGTTAAAATTAAACCTATAGGCATTGATACAGAAAATTCTACCTTTGAGGTTATGGTTCCAGAAGCGGAAGTGGAAGAAGCTATGGAAATATTAAATGAATTGTAA
- the accD gene encoding acetyl-CoA carboxylase, carboxyltransferase subunit beta yields MFDFFKKSKYVIVKPETPSREIPDGLWQKCPGCGEIIFNKELEKNLKVCPKCGYHFKITAYERINFLCDEGSFVEFGRGVLGSNPLGFPGYEEKLAEAREKTGLTEAVVTGIGRINGTKAVIAVMDPNFIMASMGTAVGEKISLAMEKAIEQKLPFIVFTASGGARMQEGIFSLLQMAKTVQLVNRLNAERIFYLVVMTDPTTGGVSASFAALGDIILAEPGALIGFAGPRVIEQTIRQKLPEGFQRAEFLEQHGFVDAVVSRDKLKEVIAKLLALHNQGGLGA; encoded by the coding sequence ATGTTTGATTTTTTTAAAAAATCAAAGTACGTTATCGTGAAACCAGAAACTCCTTCCCGGGAAATTCCCGATGGACTATGGCAAAAATGTCCGGGTTGTGGAGAAATTATCTTTAATAAAGAATTAGAAAAAAATTTAAAGGTTTGTCCTAAATGTGGATATCATTTTAAAATTACTGCTTATGAGCGGATTAATTTTCTTTGTGATGAAGGAAGCTTTGTGGAATTTGGCCGGGGTGTACTGGGTTCTAATCCTTTAGGTTTTCCTGGGTATGAAGAAAAGTTAGCCGAAGCTCGAGAAAAAACTGGACTTACTGAAGCAGTGGTTACAGGAATAGGTCGGATTAATGGGACTAAAGCTGTAATAGCGGTCATGGATCCTAATTTTATTATGGCAAGTATGGGAACGGCGGTAGGAGAAAAAATAAGTTTAGCAATGGAAAAAGCAATTGAACAAAAGTTACCTTTTATCGTTTTTACCGCATCGGGAGGAGCCCGGATGCAGGAAGGAATTTTTTCTTTGTTGCAAATGGCAAAAACTGTTCAACTGGTAAATCGTTTAAATGCTGAAAGGATTTTTTATCTTGTGGTAATGACAGACCCGACCACTGGAGGTGTTTCAGCAAGTTTTGCAGCCCTGGGGGATATTATCCTTGCTGAACCGGGTGCGCTCATTGGTTTTGCTGGCCCCCGGGTAATTGAACAAACTATTCGCCAAAAACTTCCAGAAGGTTTTCAAAGGGCGGAGTTTCTAGAGCAACATGGTTTTGTTGATGCGGTGGTAAGTCGTGACAAGCTAAAAGAAGTGATTGCAAAACTTCTGGCTTTACATAACCAAGGCGGTTTGGGGGCATAG
- a CDS encoding acetyl-CoA carboxylase carboxyltransferase subunit alpha, translated as MANFLFEFEKPLVELEQKILELKRFAEEKNIDVSREIEMLAARAQELAKEIYQNLTPWQRVLIARHPERPNTRDFINYLCDDFIELKGDRKFGDDPALIGGIGVIENIPVTIIGNLKGKDTKENIQRNFGMAHPEGYRKAIRLFKQAEKFQRPVLTFIDTPGAFCGIGAEERGQFQAIAEAISTVISLNTPVLAVVIGEGGSGGALALAAGDRILMLENAVFTVIAPESFSSILWKDPSRAPEASELLKLTSEHLLNFGLIDGIIAEPLGGAHRDRAFVLKAVKEEVVKNIKELMEIPLEELLAKRYQRYRAIGSGSQGGGN; from the coding sequence ATGGCTAATTTTTTATTTGAATTTGAAAAACCTTTGGTTGAACTAGAACAAAAAATTTTGGAGTTAAAACGTTTTGCCGAAGAAAAAAATATTGATGTTTCAAGAGAAATTGAAATGCTTGCGGCAAGAGCTCAGGAACTAGCTAAAGAAATTTATCAAAACCTTACTCCTTGGCAGCGGGTTTTGATAGCTCGCCATCCTGAGCGGCCTAACACGCGGGATTTCATAAATTACCTTTGCGATGATTTTATAGAACTAAAAGGTGATCGAAAATTTGGTGATGATCCAGCCCTTATTGGAGGAATAGGGGTTATTGAGAATATTCCTGTGACTATTATTGGTAACTTAAAGGGTAAAGATACCAAGGAAAATATCCAAAGAAATTTTGGTATGGCCCATCCGGAAGGTTACCGTAAAGCTATTCGCCTTTTTAAACAGGCAGAGAAATTTCAACGTCCAGTACTTACTTTTATTGATACTCCTGGGGCTTTTTGTGGCATAGGGGCAGAAGAAAGAGGTCAATTTCAAGCTATTGCGGAAGCTATAAGCACGGTAATAAGTCTTAATACTCCTGTTTTAGCAGTAGTAATAGGTGAAGGTGGAAGTGGTGGGGCGTTAGCTTTAGCAGCGGGGGATAGGATTTTAATGCTCGAAAATGCTGTGTTTACAGTGATTGCTCCGGAAAGTTTCTCTTCAATTCTCTGGAAAGACCCCTCAAGGGCTCCTGAAGCTTCTGAGCTTTTAAAGCTTACTTCTGAACATTTACTTAATTTTGGTTTAATCGATGGGATTATTGCCGAACCCCTAGGGGGGGCGCATCGCGATCGGGCTTTTGTTCTGAAAGCAGTGAAAGAAGAGGTAGTAAAAAATATAAAAGAATTAATGGAAATTCCTCTAGAAGAATTACTTGCTAAAAGATATCAACGCTATCGGGCAATTGGGAGTGGAAGCCAAGGAGGTGGCAACTAA
- the pfkA gene encoding 6-phosphofructokinase, with protein sequence MEAIGVLTSGGDAPGMNAAVRAVVRKALYHGLTVYGIERGYAGLINNEMNLMTLGSVGDIIQRGGTILKTARSLEFKTRAGREKAYQNLLNAGIEGLVIIGGDGSFQGALKLYEEFGVKVIGIPATIDNDIYGTDYSIGFDTTVNTVVDAINKIRDTAFSHERTFIIEVMGRNAGFIALEAGIAGGAESIIIPEIPYSIDEICQKLIKSHQRGKLHSIIVIAEGAGSGIKLGEMIKEKTGFETRVTILGHIQRGGSPSAFDRILASRMGALAVDALLNDTSGMMVAYEKGEYVLKPLDVAFSGKKEINKEYYRLADILSI encoded by the coding sequence ATGGAAGCAATCGGGGTTTTAACCAGTGGCGGCGATGCACCAGGAATGAATGCAGCGGTTAGGGCAGTGGTTCGAAAAGCTTTATATCACGGGTTAACGGTTTATGGAATTGAGAGAGGTTATGCTGGTCTTATTAATAATGAAATGAATTTAATGACTTTAGGCAGTGTAGGAGACATTATCCAGCGGGGAGGTACGATTTTAAAAACTGCCCGGTCGTTAGAATTTAAAACTCGAGCAGGACGGGAAAAAGCCTACCAAAATTTACTAAATGCAGGAATTGAAGGGTTGGTTATAATTGGAGGCGATGGTTCTTTTCAAGGGGCTCTCAAACTATATGAAGAGTTTGGAGTAAAAGTAATTGGGATACCTGCAACCATTGATAACGATATCTATGGTACGGATTACTCCATTGGTTTTGATACGACGGTAAATACTGTAGTCGATGCCATAAATAAAATCCGGGACACTGCTTTTTCCCATGAACGGACTTTCATAATTGAGGTTATGGGGAGAAATGCTGGTTTCATAGCTTTAGAAGCGGGTATTGCCGGTGGGGCCGAATCAATAATTATTCCAGAAATACCGTATTCGATTGATGAAATTTGTCAAAAGCTTATTAAAAGCCACCAGCGGGGAAAGCTTCATAGTATAATTGTTATTGCTGAAGGTGCAGGTAGTGGCATTAAATTGGGTGAAATGATTAAAGAAAAAACTGGTTTTGAAACCCGGGTTACTATTTTAGGACATATACAACGGGGAGGAAGTCCCTCGGCGTTTGACCGAATTTTAGCAAGCCGAATGGGAGCGCTGGCGGTAGATGCTTTGTTAAATGATACATCAGGAATGATGGTGGCTTATGAAAAAGGGGAATATGTTTTAAAGCCTTTAGATGTAGCCTTTTCCGGGAAAAAGGAAATTAACAAAGAATATTATCGTCTGGCGGATATTTTATCTATCTAA
- the pyk gene encoding pyruvate kinase → MKRTKIVCTLGPASNDLNILKEMITAGMNVARINFAHGSYEEHRERIEKVRKASLEVGVPVAILIDTKGPEIRIGKVYNGKITLKEGELVVFDPNIAEGQGLTIPVNYPGLAQDVAIGGTILLDDGLIELKVEDIDGKKVITRVIAGGELSNNKGVNLPGVKVNLPALTEKDRRDIDFGIEIGADFIAHSFVRKASDVLALRRYLEEKGAYMEIIAKIENQEGVENIDEIIKVSDGIMVARGDLGVEIPTEEVPLVQKEIIEKCNKNGKPVITATQMLDSMIRNKRPTRAEASDVANAIFDGTDAVMLSGETAAGKYPVEAVKTMARIVERAEKTLLEQRKLNKPATKSFKTVTDAISHASVTTAEELDAGAIITPTSSGYTSRMVSRYRPVVPVIAATPDMKVLRKLTLVWGVYPLLVKTSETTDEMLSKAIEAALESGLIKPGDLVVLTAGVPVGVKGTTNLLKVHVAGDVLAKGVGIGVRAATGIARVCHTAKEAQAHVQPGDILVTEATDRDFMPAIEKVAGLVVEAGGLTSHAAIAGLEFGIPVIVGVDGATSIIKDGEKLTLDPQRGLVYRGTAKVL, encoded by the coding sequence ATGAAAAGGACAAAGATTGTTTGTACCCTAGGACCTGCTTCTAATGACCTAAATATCTTGAAAGAAATGATTACTGCCGGAATGAATGTAGCAAGGATTAATTTTGCGCATGGTAGTTATGAGGAACACAGGGAAAGAATCGAAAAGGTAAGAAAAGCTTCTTTGGAAGTAGGAGTGCCTGTTGCCATTTTAATTGATACCAAAGGGCCGGAAATCCGGATTGGAAAGGTTTATAATGGAAAAATTACTTTAAAAGAGGGGGAGCTGGTAGTTTTTGATCCGAATATTGCCGAGGGACAAGGCTTAACCATTCCAGTAAATTATCCTGGTTTAGCCCAAGATGTGGCGATAGGAGGAACAATTCTTTTAGATGATGGATTAATTGAGTTAAAAGTTGAAGATATAGATGGAAAAAAAGTAATTACCCGGGTTATTGCAGGGGGAGAGCTAAGCAATAATAAAGGGGTAAATTTACCTGGGGTGAAAGTTAATCTTCCGGCTTTAACGGAAAAAGATAGGAGAGATATCGATTTTGGCATTGAAATTGGAGCAGATTTTATAGCTCACTCTTTTGTTCGTAAAGCTTCCGATGTGCTTGCCCTTCGCCGTTATTTAGAAGAGAAAGGGGCTTACATGGAAATAATTGCCAAGATCGAAAACCAAGAAGGTGTTGAAAATATCGATGAAATCATAAAGGTTTCTGATGGCATAATGGTAGCTCGAGGGGATTTAGGCGTGGAAATTCCCACCGAAGAAGTTCCGTTGGTTCAAAAAGAAATCATTGAAAAATGTAACAAAAACGGTAAACCGGTTATTACTGCTACTCAAATGCTGGACTCGATGATACGCAATAAGCGTCCAACCAGGGCGGAAGCTTCTGATGTCGCTAATGCTATTTTTGATGGCACTGATGCTGTTATGCTTTCAGGAGAAACCGCTGCTGGTAAATATCCAGTGGAAGCGGTAAAAACAATGGCACGCATTGTGGAAAGAGCAGAAAAGACGTTATTGGAGCAAAGGAAGCTTAATAAACCTGCTACTAAATCCTTTAAAACTGTTACTGATGCTATAAGTCACGCGAGTGTTACTACTGCTGAAGAATTAGATGCGGGGGCAATTATTACGCCAACTTCTTCAGGTTATACCTCCCGGATGGTTTCCCGTTATCGACCGGTTGTGCCAGTGATTGCCGCAACTCCTGATATGAAAGTGCTAAGAAAGTTGACCCTGGTATGGGGAGTATACCCGCTTTTGGTTAAAACCTCTGAAACCACTGACGAAATGCTAAGCAAAGCTATTGAAGCGGCGTTAGAGAGCGGGTTAATTAAACCCGGGGATTTAGTAGTGTTGACCGCTGGGGTTCCTGTAGGGGTTAAAGGGACTACTAACCTTTTAAAGGTTCACGTGGCAGGGGATGTTCTGGCGAAAGGAGTAGGCATTGGCGTCAGGGCAGCTACCGGGATAGCCCGGGTATGTCACACCGCAAAGGAAGCCCAAGCTCATGTGCAACCGGGGGATATTCTGGTAACGGAAGCTACTGATAGAGATTTTATGCCGGCAATTGAAAAGGTGGCAGGATTAGTAGTAGAAGCAGGAGGTCTTACCTCTCATGCTGCTATAGCTGGTTTAGAGTTTGGAATTCCGGTGATAGTTGGGGTAGATGGTGCAACTTCAATTATAAAAGATGGAGAAAAACTTACTTTAGATCCCCAGAGGGGATTGGTTTATCGCGGGACAGCAAAAGTTTTGTAA
- a CDS encoding late competence development ComFB family protein, which translates to MPILRNYTEEVVDEILQEILPKQDICTCERCLLDIKAIALNQLPPRYVVTDKGEVITRLNFTKVADRTEVLTAVLKAIEKVRKNPSH; encoded by the coding sequence ATGCCAATTTTGCGTAACTATACTGAAGAAGTAGTAGATGAAATATTACAGGAAATATTACCAAAACAAGATATTTGTACCTGTGAACGCTGCCTTCTCGATATTAAAGCTATTGCTTTAAACCAGCTGCCGCCAAGATACGTAGTTACCGATAAGGGAGAAGTAATAACGCGGTTAAACTTTACGAAAGTGGCTGATCGTACTGAAGTTTTAACAGCAGTTTTAAAAGCCATCGAAAAAGTCCGAAAGAACCCGTCTCACTAA
- a CDS encoding polysaccharide deacetylase family protein, translating to MKIFLFKRVFLILGIISFVFLLSIFCKQTVFVTSYLNPIYQGNPDKKKVAFLCNVYWGEDILPEMLKIFEREKVKVSFFIGGIWAKKNPDILKMLYNAGHEIGNHGYLHKHPDRLSIKENEEEILKTEKIIEELTGYKTRLYTPPYGERGENVLRAAANLNYKTILWSIDTIDWQKPAPDTIIYRVIPNITNGAIILIHPMPQTLQALPELIKIIKRKGYQIVTVGEILE from the coding sequence TTGAAAATTTTTCTTTTTAAAAGGGTATTTTTGATATTGGGAATTATTTCTTTTGTTTTTTTGTTAAGTATTTTCTGTAAACAGACGGTTTTTGTTACCTCTTATCTAAACCCTATCTATCAGGGAAATCCGGACAAAAAAAAGGTAGCTTTTTTATGTAATGTTTACTGGGGAGAAGATATTTTACCGGAGATGTTAAAGATATTTGAAAGGGAGAAGGTTAAAGTCTCGTTTTTTATTGGGGGGATATGGGCTAAAAAAAACCCGGATATTTTAAAAATGTTATATAATGCAGGTCATGAAATTGGAAATCATGGGTATTTACACAAGCATCCCGATCGACTTTCAATTAAAGAAAATGAGGAGGAAATTTTAAAAACTGAAAAAATTATTGAAGAACTTACCGGCTATAAAACTCGGCTTTATACTCCTCCTTATGGTGAACGTGGAGAAAATGTCCTAAGAGCTGCGGCAAATTTGAATTATAAAACCATCTTATGGAGTATTGATACAATCGACTGGCAAAAGCCAGCTCCTGATACAATAATTTATCGTGTAATACCCAATATTACTAATGGAGCGATAATTTTAATTCATCCCATGCCCCAAACTCTTCAAGCTTTGCCGGAATTAATTAAAATAATAAAAAGGAAAGGTTATCAAATTGTAACGGTAGGGGAAATACTGGAATAA
- a CDS encoding D-alanyl-D-alanine carboxypeptidase family protein, with the protein MRKGFFLLILYLLSTPLAAFGEVKAKAYYFFLPATNQIIQAKNQDLPLPPASTTKIATALTSLELYPLDLEVEVRPEAVLVSGTKIYLKPGEKITVKDLIYGLMLESGNDAANALAWVVGKGNFMLILNYYLRQMGLVTANFKNPSGLSSPGHEISAKDLSLLTYYALTKKEFANICKTEQYETKSGIKKRIFHNTNRLLRKDHRVIGVKTGTTSEAGKCLVGAWQGKYFIIGTVLNCPDRFNAMYQTFLTSDEKFTEKILLKKGQKIYFKENAWWVLTKDVKILSWKGNQEKIQMIVMEGNAGRRALFYVNGQFLQEQFLQKEKPWR; encoded by the coding sequence ATGCGAAAAGGTTTTTTCCTTTTAATCCTCTATCTTCTTTCTACTCCCCTAGCTGCTTTTGGGGAAGTTAAAGCAAAAGCTTATTATTTTTTTCTTCCGGCAACTAATCAAATTATCCAGGCAAAAAATCAAGATTTACCACTCCCACCGGCAAGTACTACCAAAATAGCAACTGCACTTACTTCCTTAGAATTATACCCTTTGGATTTAGAAGTTGAGGTAAGGCCTGAAGCGGTACTGGTTTCTGGAACAAAAATTTATTTAAAGCCGGGAGAAAAAATTACCGTAAAAGATCTTATTTATGGACTAATGTTGGAATCGGGAAATGATGCAGCCAATGCTTTGGCCTGGGTTGTAGGAAAGGGAAATTTTATGTTAATATTAAATTATTATTTAAGACAAATGGGTTTAGTTACTGCTAATTTTAAAAATCCTTCCGGCCTTTCCAGTCCGGGCCATGAGATTTCAGCTAAAGATTTAAGTTTATTAACTTATTATGCTTTAACGAAAAAAGAATTCGCCAATATATGTAAGACCGAACAATACGAGACAAAAAGTGGTATTAAAAAAAGAATTTTTCATAATACAAACCGACTTTTAAGAAAAGACCACCGCGTTATTGGTGTAAAAACCGGTACCACCAGTGAGGCAGGAAAGTGCTTGGTTGGGGCCTGGCAGGGAAAATATTTTATAATTGGTACAGTTTTAAATTGTCCCGATAGGTTTAACGCAATGTATCAGACTTTTTTAACAAGCGATGAAAAATTTACCGAAAAAATCTTGTTGAAAAAAGGACAAAAAATATATTTTAAGGAAAATGCCTGGTGGGTTTTGACAAAAGACGTTAAAATATTATCCTGGAAAGGAAATCAAGAAAAAATCCAGATGATAGTTATGGAAGGTAATGCCGGCAGGCGGGCGTTGTTTTATGTAAATGGACAATTTTTGCAGGAACAATTTTTACAAAAAGAAAAACCATGGAGGTAA
- a CDS encoding M16 family metallopeptidase, producing MIRVTTLPNKITVLVEEIPYVRSAAVGLWFKVGSRNERRDESGISHFIEHMMFKGTANRTAREIAESLDQVGGQLNAFTTKEYTCYYARVLDEHTNLALEILYDMVFNSKFAEEDIEKEKNVVIEEVRMYEDAPDELIHDLLTEVMWNNHPLGRPILGEIKDIESFNRDKILDYYKRHYTPDNLIIAVAGRVDYQELLEKITDLFGGLGGRHKGDKITIPEFNLHSYSRRKNTEQVHLCLGTKGYSLTDDRIYAINILSTILGGGISSRLFQELREKHGLVYSVYSYTTAYQDAGLFGIYAGLGPNKVEEALELIQKELNELKTGKINDEELERARQQIKGNLLLSLESVTTRMSRLAKSYLYHGKIISPEEIVAKVFNVSMDSIKAMAQEISNLDNFTKVSIGPWEGF from the coding sequence ATGATTCGGGTCACCACGTTACCTAATAAAATTACTGTTTTGGTAGAAGAAATCCCTTATGTTCGCTCAGCTGCGGTAGGTTTGTGGTTTAAAGTTGGTTCAAGAAATGAACGGCGGGACGAGAGTGGAATTTCGCACTTTATTGAACACATGATGTTTAAAGGTACAGCAAATCGTACCGCCCGGGAAATAGCTGAATCTTTAGATCAGGTGGGCGGCCAGTTAAATGCGTTTACTACCAAAGAATATACCTGTTATTACGCCCGGGTTTTAGACGAACATACAAATCTTGCCTTGGAGATTCTTTACGACATGGTATTTAATTCAAAATTTGCTGAAGAAGATATAGAAAAAGAAAAAAATGTGGTAATTGAAGAAGTAAGAATGTATGAAGATGCCCCCGATGAATTAATTCACGATCTTTTAACAGAGGTTATGTGGAATAATCATCCTCTAGGACGACCGATTTTAGGAGAAATAAAGGATATTGAAAGCTTTAACCGCGATAAGATACTGGATTACTATAAAAGACACTATACTCCAGACAATTTAATCATTGCGGTTGCTGGAAGGGTTGATTACCAGGAACTCTTAGAGAAGATCACGGACTTATTTGGTGGTCTTGGCGGAAGGCATAAAGGTGATAAAATTACCATTCCCGAATTTAATTTACATAGCTACAGTCGCCGAAAAAACACCGAACAGGTACATTTATGCCTAGGAACAAAAGGTTATTCGCTAACTGATGATCGGATTTATGCAATAAATATTTTAAGTACTATTTTAGGTGGAGGAATTAGTTCACGTTTGTTTCAGGAATTAAGAGAAAAACATGGTTTGGTATATTCAGTTTATTCCTATACAACTGCTTATCAAGATGCCGGTTTATTTGGAATTTATGCCGGATTAGGTCCCAATAAAGTTGAGGAGGCCTTAGAGTTAATTCAAAAGGAACTAAACGAACTAAAAACAGGTAAAATTAACGATGAAGAATTAGAACGGGCTCGTCAGCAAATAAAGGGTAACCTTCTTTTAAGTTTAGAAAGCGTTACCACAAGAATGTCACGCTTGGCAAAGTCTTATTTGTATCATGGTAAAATTATTTCACCAGAAGAAATCGTTGCTAAAGTTTTTAATGTCTCTATGGATAGTATAAAAGCAATGGCTCAAGAAATTTCCAATCTTGATAATTTTACTAAGGTATCGATAGGTCCCTGGGAAGGTTTTTAA
- a CDS encoding YlmC/YmxH family sporulation protein, producing the protein MRLEELTGKEIINVKNGSRLGVVDGVDFQVIPETGEIVSIIMPGGGRFFSFFKESLPREIPWQAVKLIGSQVILVELDNTY; encoded by the coding sequence TTGCGCTTAGAAGAACTTACCGGGAAAGAAATTATAAACGTTAAGAACGGAAGCCGTCTGGGGGTAGTGGATGGAGTTGATTTTCAAGTCATTCCCGAAACCGGTGAAATAGTTAGCATTATTATGCCCGGGGGAGGGAGATTTTTTTCCTTTTTCAAAGAATCATTGCCGCGGGAAATACCATGGCAAGCGGTAAAGTTAATTGGAAGCCAGGTTATCCTAGTGGAATTAGATAATACATATTAA
- the dapB gene encoding 4-hydroxy-tetrahydrodipicolinate reductase — translation MARIVISGACGRMGKEISKNLLLLPEHELVGFVDVVKVGQDMGEIIGTTKLGKAVESNLKEVLLNNKAEVMLDFSRAEGAFNNILTALENKVRVVSGTTGFSPEQLQKIEEKANKNQVGCILAPNFTIGALLMIKLSEIAVKYFADVEIIEYHHNLKVDAPSGTAIKTAQAIVSKRENRPKPITEEIKISGSRGGDFEGVKIHSVRLPGLLAHQEVIFGGRGQSLSIRHDVYSRESYLDGILFALKKVFELDKFVYGLESLLF, via the coding sequence ATGGCGCGGATAGTAATATCTGGAGCATGCGGTAGAATGGGAAAAGAAATTTCGAAAAACCTCTTATTACTACCGGAACATGAACTGGTGGGATTTGTAGATGTAGTAAAGGTTGGCCAGGATATGGGGGAAATCATAGGCACAACAAAGCTTGGAAAAGCGGTTGAAAGCAATTTAAAGGAAGTACTTTTAAATAACAAAGCTGAAGTGATGCTTGATTTTTCCCGGGCAGAAGGGGCGTTTAACAATATTTTAACAGCTCTGGAAAATAAGGTTAGGGTAGTTTCCGGTACTACTGGTTTTTCTCCCGAACAACTTCAAAAAATTGAGGAAAAAGCTAACAAAAATCAAGTTGGTTGTATTTTGGCACCAAATTTTACCATTGGTGCTCTTTTAATGATAAAGCTTTCCGAAATAGCGGTAAAGTATTTTGCCGATGTCGAAATAATTGAATATCATCACAATTTAAAAGTTGATGCACCGTCGGGAACCGCCATTAAAACTGCTCAAGCTATTGTTTCGAAAAGAGAAAATAGGCCAAAACCGATTACCGAAGAAATAAAAATTTCTGGGAGTCGGGGAGGTGATTTTGAAGGAGTAAAAATTCATAGTGTTCGACTTCCTGGCCTACTTGCCCACCAGGAGGTTATTTTTGGCGGCAGGGGTCAAAGTTTATCCATAAGACATGATGTTTATTCCCGGGAAAGTTACCTGGATGGCATCTTATTTGCTTTAAAAAAGGTTTTTGAATTGGATAAATTTGTTTATGGTTTAGAAAGCTTATTGTTCTAG
- the dpaA gene encoding dipicolinic acid synthetase subunit A: MEQVLLGFNLAVLGGDLRNVYLIEELEEQGAFLKVLGLPVSCKPRVLLCNSLAEAVFNVDAVILPMPGVNNQGKLFAPLSEESYYLTPEIKKSLKEGVLFIVGFANHYLKQLAADLGVELVEIAEMDHVAIYNSIPSAEGAIQMAMEMVPITIHGSNAFVLGFGRTGQTLARMLAGIGAQVYVVARKPRDLARIYEQRFVPVSFKELDAKISQADIVFNTVPSLVLPADLLKKLKKDVVVIDLASNPGGVDFEAAKSLGIQAVLAPGLPGKVAPKTAGKLLAKVLPDLIVKHRKMRGWRDSDD, encoded by the coding sequence ATGGAGCAGGTATTATTAGGCTTTAATCTTGCTGTCCTTGGAGGAGATCTCCGGAATGTCTATTTAATTGAGGAGCTGGAGGAACAAGGGGCTTTCCTTAAAGTCCTTGGATTACCGGTATCCTGTAAGCCCAGGGTACTTTTATGTAATTCGCTCGCTGAAGCAGTTTTTAATGTTGACGCTGTGATTTTGCCCATGCCTGGAGTAAATAACCAGGGCAAATTATTTGCACCCCTTTCAGAAGAGAGTTATTATTTAACACCGGAAATAAAAAAAAGTCTAAAAGAAGGAGTTTTATTCATAGTTGGCTTTGCCAACCATTATTTAAAACAACTGGCTGCTGATCTTGGGGTAGAACTTGTAGAAATAGCCGAAATGGACCATGTAGCAATTTATAATTCTATTCCTTCGGCGGAAGGGGCTATTCAAATGGCCATGGAAATGGTTCCGATAACCATCCATGGAAGTAATGCCTTTGTCCTGGGTTTTGGCCGTACCGGGCAAACTTTAGCACGGATGCTGGCGGGTATAGGGGCACAAGTTTATGTTGTTGCTCGGAAACCCAGGGATTTGGCCCGAATTTATGAGCAAAGGTTTGTACCTGTGAGTTTTAAAGAGCTGGACGCGAAAATATCTCAGGCTGACATTGTCTTTAATACTGTGCCTTCCTTGGTCTTACCAGCGGATTTACTTAAAAAGTTAAAAAAAGATGTAGTAGTAATTGATCTTGCCTCCAATCCCGGTGGAGTCGATTTTGAGGCGGCAAAATCTCTTGGAATCCAGGCAGTTTTGGCTCCGGGGCTTCCCGGAAAAGTAGCACCCAAAACTGCAGGAAAATTACTAGCCAAAGTTTTGCCGGATTTAATCGTAAAACACAGGAAAATGCGGGGTTGGAGGGATAGCGATGATTAA